In one window of Equus asinus isolate D_3611 breed Donkey chromosome 16, EquAss-T2T_v2, whole genome shotgun sequence DNA:
- the LOC106831580 gene encoding guanylate-binding protein 1, producing MAPEVHMPGPVCLIENTKGQLVANPEALKILSAITQPVVVVAIVGLYRTGKSYLMNKLAGKRKGFSLGSTVQSHTKGIWMWCVPHPKKPNHVLVLLDTEGLGDVEKGDNQNDSWIFALAVLLSSTFVYNSMGTINQQAMDQLHYVTELTDRIRAKSSSDNNVGEDSGDFVSFFPDFVWTLRDFSLDLEADGEPITADEYLENSLKLKQGTSQKDKNFNLPRLCIRKFFPKKKCFIFDRPTHRKKLGQLETLHDDELDSEFVQQAAAFCSYIFSNSKTKTLSGGIKVNGSRLENLVLTYLDAISSGDLPCMENAVLALAQIENAAAVQKAIAHYDQQMTQKVKLPTETLQELLDLHRATEKEAIEIFIKSSFKDEDHLFQKELANQLEKKRDDFCKQNMKASSDRCSALLRDLFSPLEEDVKQGIYSKAGGYRLLIQKTQELKEKYLQEPRKGIQAEETLQTYLRSKESIIDAILQTDQTLTEKEKEIEVERVKAESAQAAAKMLEEMQKKNQQMMEQKEKSYQEHVKQLTEKMERDRAQLLAEQERTLALKLEEQARLLKEGFQNESRQLHNEIQNLQKRMAQPRRRCVIS from the exons ATGGCCCCAGAGGTCCACATGCCAGGCCCAGTGTGCCTCATCGAGAACACTAAAGGGCAACTAGTGGCTAATCCGGAAGCTTTGAAGATCCTGTCTGCCATTACACAGCCTGTTGTGGTGGTGGCTATCGTGGGCCTCTACCGCACAGGCAAATCCTACCTGATGAACAAGCTGGCCGGGAAGAGAAAGG GCTTCTCTCTGGGCTCCACAGTGCAGTCTCACACCAAAGGAATCTGGATGTGGTGTGTGCCTCATCCCAAGAAGCCAAACCATGTCTTAGTTCTGCTTGACACTGAGGGTCTGGGAGATGTAGAGAAG GGTGACAACCAGAATGACTCCTGGATCTTTGCCCTGGCAGTCCTCCTGAGCAGCACCTTCGTGTACAACAGCATGGGAACCATCAACCAGCAGGCCATGGACCAACTGCA CTACGTGACAGAGCTGACAGATCGAATCAGGGCAAAATCCTCATCTGATAATAATGTGGGTGAGGATTCAGGTGACTTTGTGAGCTTCTTTCCAGACTTTGTGTGGACGCTGAGAGATTTCTCCCTAGACTTGGAAGCAGATGGAGAACCCATCACAGCAGATGAGTACCTGGAGAATTCACTCAAGCTTAAGCAAG GTACCagtcaaaaagataaaaattttaatctgCCCCGACTCTGTATCCGGAAGTTCTTCCCAAAGAAGAAATGCTTTATCTTTGATCGGCCCACTCACCGGAAGAAGCTAGGCCAGCTTGAGACACTGCATGATGATGAGCTGGACTCCGAATTTGTGCAACAAGCTGCAGCCTTCTGTTCCTACATCTTCAGCAATTCcaaaacaaaaactctttcaGGAGGCATCAAGGTCAACGGATCTC gTCTAGAGAACCTGGTGCTGACCTATCTCGATGCCATCAGCAGTGGGGATCTGCCCTGCATGGAGAACGCAGTCCTGGCCTTGGCCCAGATTGAGAATGCAGCTGCAGTGCAAAAGGCCATTGCCCACTACGATCAGCAGATGACCCAGAAGGTGAAGCTGCCCACGGAAACCCTCCAGGAGCTGCTGGACCTGCACAGGGCCACTGAGAAAGAGGCCATTGAAATCTTCATCAAGAGTTCTTTCAAAGATGAAGACCATTTATTTCAAAAGGAATTGGCg AACCAGCTAGAAAAAAAGCGGGATGACTTCTGTAAACAGAACATGAAAGCATCATCAGATCGTTGCTCAGCTTTACTTAGGGATCTTTTCAGTCCTCTAGAAGAGGACGTGAAGCAGGGGATTTATTCCAAAGCAGGAGGGTATCGTCTCCTCATCCAGAAGACACAAGAGCTGAAGGAAAAGTACCTTCAGGAACCTAGGAAGGGAATACAG GCTGAAGAGACTCTTCAGACATACTTGAGGTCCAAGGAGTCTATTATTGATGCAATTCTACAGACAGACCAGActctcacagaaaaggaaaaggagattgAAG TGGAACGTGTGAAAGCTGAATCTGCACAGGCTGCGGCAAAAATGTtggaggaaatgcaaaagaagaaTCAGCAGAtgatggaacagaaagaaaagagttatCAGGAACACGTGAAACAATTGACTgagaagatggagagagataGGGCCCAGCTGCTGGCAGAGCAGGAGAGGACTCTCGCTCTTAAACTTGAG GAACAGGCCCGACTACTAAAGGAAGGATTCCAAAATGAGAGCAGACAACTTCATAATGAGATACAGAATCTCCAGAAGAGGATGGCACAACCAAGAAGGAGATGTGTCATAAGCTAA